One window from the genome of Epinephelus fuscoguttatus linkage group LG3, E.fuscoguttatus.final_Chr_v1 encodes:
- the arhgef38 gene encoding rho guanine nucleotide exchange factor 38 isoform X2, producing MDPNEASGGEKEKEKDKVIKRRNRPVFLRYLERRKTDTIVAEDTAKGDINLGTLVRRSQSDKTEYSAKLKEKMTPPDLSTIHSPTVDPEEIRLRKMNRRAKVIQELVQTEKDFLTDLELCIREVVQPLRNLQVVDVDRLFTNMETVCEVSAALLHRLHEARADPDPEAVVIGDIFIQAKAALEDVYKIYCYHHDDANMSLKSYEKEEEIQQHFTTCVLALK from the exons ATGGATCCCAACGAGGCCAGCGGGGGtgagaaggagaaggaaaaagacaaagtgATAAAGAGGAGGAACCGGCCTGTGTTCCTGCGTTAcctggagaggaggaagacggaCACCATCGTGGCTGAGGACACAGCCAAAGGTGACATCAACCTGGGGACGCTGGTGAGAAGGAGCCAGTCTGACAAGACGGAGTACAGCGCCAAACTTAAAG AGAAAATGACACCACCAGACCTGTCCACAATCCACTCTCCGACGGTGGACCCGGAGGAGATCCGTTTGAGGAAGATGAACCGCAGGGCGAAAGTCATTCAGGAGCTGGTGCAGACTGAAAAGGACTTCCTCACAGACCTGGAGCTGTGCATCAGAGAGGTCGTTCAGCCTCTACGAAATTTGCAG GTTGTGGATGTCGACAGGTTGTTCACCAACATGGAGACAGTGTGTGAGGTATCTGCAGCGCTCCTTCACAGACTGCATGAGGCCAGGGCTGACCCTGATCCAGAGGCAGTTGTTATAG GAGACATATTCATCCAGGCAAAGGCAGCTTTAGAAGATGTTTACAAGATTTACTGTTACCATCATGATGATGCCAACATGTCGCTCAAATCCTacgagaaagaggaagaaatacAGCAACATTTCACCACATGTGTATTAGCTCTAAAGTGA